The Vibrio orientalis CIP 102891 = ATCC 33934 genome segment CTGTATAGACCACGTTGCAAGGACAACTCAAATGCAATCACCTTTTATTGTCGAGCTAAATGAACAGAACTTCCGTCAAGTGTTGGAAGGCTCAATGCAAACACCTGTGCTCATCTATTTCTGGGCTCCAATGAGCCAAGAAAGTGCACAAATTATTCCAGATCTGCAAATGCTCGCTCAACAATACAATGGCGCGTTTACTCTCGCGTTACTCAACTGTGAACAAGAGCAGATGATAGCGAGTCAGTTTGGTGTTCAAGCCTTGCCAACGATTGCCCTATTTCTAAACGGTCAAGCCGTCGACGGCATGGGTGGACCACAAACGCTTGAAGCAATTAAAGAGATGCTAACCAAACATCTGCCTAGCCAAGATGAACTGACCTTAAAACAAATCAGTGAGTTAATTCAGGCTGGTCAGCACGACCAAGCTTTGCCCCTTTTCGAAGGGTTAGATGATGCTTTAAAGCAAAAAGGCGACATTAAGCTTGCCCTAGCAGATTGCTACCTTGAAACGCAAAACTTTGAGCAAGCGAAAGCATTGTTAGAACACATCCCACTTGAGTATCAAGATAATTACTATAAAGGTTTAGTGGCTAAGCTAGAGCTTCACGCCCAAGCTGCTAATAGTCCTGAAATTCAATCTCTTGAAGCCTCACTAAGCCAAGATCCTGCAAACAAAGAGTTGATCAACAAGCTGGCTTTAAGCTACCACCAAGTCAACCGTGACGAAGAAGCGTTAGAGTTACTTTGGAACCTTCTCAAATCTGACCTTAACGCTCTCGATGGCGAGCTAAAGAAATCATTTATGGATATCCTTGCGGCATTAGGTCAAGGCAACCCAATTGCGGGAAAATACCGCCGACAGCTTTACTCAGTTCTTTATTAGACTCTTCTAAATCAATTACTTAAAGCCGGTTTATCCGGCTTTTATTCTGCCCAAAATATGTCAGAGTTCTCATTTATGCCATTGTTTCAGTTGAGTAATTAAGCAACAATTGCTCAACTACTCTCATAAGGAACTTCAGATATGGCTATTGATTCATTGATTACAATTGGTGTTTTCCTCGTTGTAGCGATTGCGCTAATCATCTCCGCCGTCAAAACCGTCCCTCAAGGCAACAATTGGACCGTCGAACGGTTTGGTCGCTACACACATACCTTAAAACCAGGCCTCAACATCATCATTCCATTTATTGACGGTATTGGTCATAAAATCAACATGATGGAACGAGTCTTAGACATTCCTGCGCAAGAAGTAATTTCTAAAGACAACGCAAATGTCACTATCGACGCTGTTTGTTTTGTCCAAGTCATCGATGCACCAAAAGCAGCCTATGAGGTTAATGACCTTGAGCATGCGATTCGTAACCTGACACTAACCAATATTCGTACCGTGTTAGGCTCCATGGAGCTGGATGAGATGCTTAGCCAGCGCGACATGATCAATACCAAGTTACTTTCTATTGTCGACGAAGCAACAAACCCTTGGGGTGTGAAAGTTACCCGAATTGAGATTAAAGATGTTCAACCACCGGCTGATTTAACCGCAGCGATGAACGCGCAAATGAAAGCGGAGCGTAATAAACGAGCTGAAGTACTTGAGGCTGAAGGTGTTCGCCAAGCTGAAATCCTCCGCGCGGAAGGTCATAAGCAATCAGAAATTTTAAAGGCAGAGGGTGATAAGCAAGCCGCTATACTTCAAGCAGAAGCTCGCGAACGTGCGGCGGAAGCAGAAGCACGTGCAACCTCGATGGTTTCCGAGGCTATTGCAAAAGGTGACATGCAAGCAGTGAATTACTTTATTGCCCAAGGCTATACCGACGCTATTAAATCCATAGGCCAAGCCGAAAATGGTAAAATCATCATGCTACCGCTTGAGGCTACTGGCTTAATGGGGTCAGTCGCAGGCATTGCCGAAATGTTTAAGCACTCAAATGAAAAGAGTGAGTAGAGGTTAATTTGATTGAATTATTAGACAGTCTTAATCACTGGCACTGGCTAGCTTTCGGCCTCGCTTTGCTAGCGCTAGAGCTGCTCGGTACCGCTGGCTACTTTTTATGGCTGGGCTTATCTGCGCTCATCGTTGGAGCTCTTCTCTTGGCAATGCCAATGAGTTGGCAACTTCAATGGGTGTCATTTGCTGTATTTTCGCTTGCCACAACTTGGCTCTGGTGGCGAAAGCAGTTTAAACAAGATAAGCAAAGCGATGCCCACCGAGAGCTCAACCAAAAGCACAAACAGCTGATTGGGCAAAGCGTTCGACTAGATCACGATTTTCCAGCAGGAAAGGGACGAATTAAACTTGGTGACAGTACGTGGACTGCTCAATCTGATGTGGATTTGGAAGCCAATACCTTGGTTGAAATCACCTCTGTAGAAGGGATTATTCTCACAATCAGTAAAAAAAGTTAATCTTAATTATGGCTCTTTATTCCACATAAAGAGCCAAAGTCCCCATTAATTTCCTTGAAGAATTACATTCCCATATAAATTCATAACCTTAGAAGTTAATAGTTAGAAAATAAGTTTCATTCGAAGCCTACTTTCTAGTCAATATTTCAAAAATCAATTTAAACGTATCCCCTGCTACCCAAACATCTTCAATAGCTTATTAATTCATTACTCACACGAAGTAAGTCTTTATTTTTTGGATAAAAATACTTTCAAGTCTATTTTTTTGATCTTTATCTAACTTTGCACATACTAGGTATATCACCAAGGTGATAATAATCACATTTATTAGGAGAGATATTATGAAACGCTTAGCTGCACTAATTGTAACGGCGCTATTTTCATTGTCAGTCTATGCTGGTTCGACTGGTAGTACTGAAATGGGACCATTTGTAGATTGCCATTTACCTGATGGGAAAATGGATTATATTCCAAGCATGATGTGCAAGAATGCGGGTGGAGTAGTTAAGTGAAGATATTGGGAAACGCACCCAATACTCTTTGGGTGCGTTTAATAATTTTAAAGACTAATTAAATGTGCTAACACTTTTTTTCTTTCAGAGCTATTTGCCTTATTAAACCAATAGCCTAACATTTGCACAGGTTGGCTAGCATCTTGTGGAATTTCAACTTCAGACTTATTTCTTCCTTCAAACGCAATTTCTGTAAACTGTTCGATATCTGCATCACTAGCTTGCTGCATCCAATATTCCATCATATTGTTCTGAGATGGTTGCATCGGCTCTGTTGCAGTAGAACTCTCTTTAGTTGCGTTGGCTGCTGTTGCTGTTACAGCCACTGTCGATGAAGCAGCAATAAGTTCTGGATAGTGTTTAGAGTTGAACTTAGCAAGTTCTTTTTCAAAATCGCGAGTGATTCCACCAAGATTTGGCAGCTCATCTAAATCATATTCGACGCTTTGACCTTGTTTGTTTGTGACCGAAAAGCGAGGGTTAGCATCGAAATCTTCTGCTTGTTCTAAGCGCATGATTTTAGCATCGGGTGCAATCAAAAGTTGCTGATTTTCTTCAGTAAACGTTAACACAAAAGCTTTAGAGTTAAACTTCTCTTTTTCTCCTAGTTTTTCAACTAGTTTGGAAACTTTGATTACCACTTGGTTAGTGCCGTCAGGAACCGAGTAGCCTGATTTAGAAAAAAACGAATATCCAACCTCTTCTCCGCCAACGAGTAACGGCGAGACATCCCTATCAAATTCAATATTCACTTCCGCTCTTGGAGCAAATGAAGCAACCATAAAACCAATAACAGACAACCTTTTAATTACTTTCATTTATATCTCTCCTTGAGTGAAAAGAGCATTCTTTTTACAAAGAATGCTCTTGCTTATTGTATGGTAAAAAGTATCTAAATTAGAAGTAGTATTCCATACCGACTAAGACACGGTGTGCCCAATCTCCGCCATCAAACTCGTAGTTACGAGAATCAATGTACCAGTACGAGCTTGGCAATAGGTAGCCAAATCGTGCAGTCACAGCTTGGTCACCTGTATTTTCCGTACCATCTGCATCGTCAGTCGCTGCGTAGCCTGCTTTAAGAACGTACTTGCTGTCGATTACGTACTGAGCAGTAGTCGAGTAAGCGTTCTGACCGACATCGCCCACTTCCATCGCTTTGTATGCAGCAGTAAGAGTAAAGTCACCTAAGAATAATGAACCACCTACGATTGCGTAGTTACGGCTTTCGATAGTCTGCTTGCTATCTGAACCACCATCCGCATCCCAAGCACTCCAATCCGGGTTTAGAATCACATCACCATTAGCGTTAGTTGTGAATTTCTCTGGCTCATCGACACTGCCTTGATAAGAACCTTGGTGGTAGTAGCCGCCGTGTACGCTAAACATACCTTTAGTGAAAGACGCACCAACACTTGATACCATTTGGTCTGTATCTGTAGTCATACCACTTAGTGTTGCTTGGAAGTTGAAACCGCCGAAGTTAGCTGAGTCAAAACGTAAAACACTGTCTGCACGATCTTGGTAACCACCACCAATGTCGTTGTTCCAGTCAAATACGTTACCTAGACCTGGGTTTGAGTGTGGCCAGTCGACATAGTTGTATGCAGCAACTAGCTGACGACCATATTTGAATTGACCTACGCCTTCAAAATCGAGACCAAGGTAAGTATCACGTGCACCTAGGCCACCAGTTTTATCGCCATTATTCGCGTTACCACCTTCCATCTGCCAGATAAAGTTTGGCGAAATATCGTCAAACTCAACTACGCCACGGAAACCAATACGAGACTCGATGTCAGCACCAACACTTTGAGTGTCGTTAGCGTCGATAAGAGTGATGTTACCAGCCGCTTGGCCGTAAAATTGAACTGCGTCACCCGCAAGTTGGATCGCTGCGTTTGCTGAACCTGTCATTGCAGCTGTTGCCACTGCTGCACCTAAAAGCGTACGTTTAAACATTTTGTCCATGGAATAAACTCCTAAAAATGGATATAGCTGTCTTATTATTTTTTCTCACCTTAAGTTGGCCGCCGAAGGGAGAAAGCATTTCCTATGTTGAAAACCAAAACTCATCGTGAACTTCAATTTTCTGTTTCCTGCATACACGCGGTGTATCCATGCTCCTCAGACTAACTTCGCATCGAAAAACATCAACCAGAACTTAATTTCCATATAAAAAAATATGACCCGCTACAAACTTTTATAATTCCAGTGATCCAGATCTCCATTTCAATCCACTCAAGGTAAGGTCAATATAAAAAACCCACAAAAACAGTGACTTATAAGATCAAAAAACATAAAACAACTTGAAGTGGCTCGCATTTTTTATTTGATATATTACGTTTTACTCATGAATAAGACATGAATCACAGAAGCTAGCTTCATGATATGAGAGCTAAAAAACAGACATTATTCCAGACATAAAAAAAGCCACCTTAGTGGTGGCTTTTACTTTATAAGAGGGGACTACATCAGAGAAATTAAGTCCTCTTCAGTTCGTATTTCAATGCCTAATTCTTGTGCTTTGGCCAATTTCGACCCTGCATTTTCACCAGCAAAAAGAATATCGGTTTTCTTAGATACACTCCCTGTCACCTTAGCTCCCAAGTTTTGCAACGCAGCTTTCGCATCACTACGTGTCAATTGAGATAAAGAACCGGTAAGAACAACCGTCTTACCCGCTAATGGTTGTGGAGTACTCTCATCTTTCTCTTCGACATCTGACCAGTGAACGCCTTGCAGAATAAGGTCGTCAATCACAGTGAGGTTCTTATCTTGAGCAAAAAACGCGATGATATGACTAGCAACAATCTCACCTATGTCTTGAACTTCAACCAAGGCTTCATGATTGGCAATTTTAACTGCATCTAACGTTTTAAAGTGTTGAGCTAAGTTTGCAGCCGTCGCTTCCCCTACCTCACGGATACCCAATGAGTATAGGAAACGTGGCAACGTGGTCTCTTTTGACTTGTTTAGCGCATCAACCACGTTTTGTGCGGATTTTGGCCCCATTCGGTCAAGTACTGTAATCACACCTGCAGATAGCTTAAACAGATCTGCAGGCGTTTCCACCATTTCACGATCAACAAGCTGCTCAATCACCTTCTCCCCTAAACCATCAACATCGAGAGCCTTACGAGAGACAAAGTGTTTAAGAGCCTCTTTGCGCTGTGCTTGACAGACAAGACCACCAGAACAACGCGCTACCGCTTCGCCTTCAACGCGTTCAACTTGAGATTTACATACAGGGCAATTCTCAGGAAAAACGATCTCACGGGCATTCTCTGGCCTGCGCTCACTAACAACCGACACAATCTGAGGAATCACATCTCCGGCACGACGAATAACAACAGTATCACCAACCATGACGCCAAGGCGCTCGATTTCATCGGCATTGTGCAGCGTTGCGTTACTCACGGTCACACCACCAACGAACACAGGCTCTAATTTTGCTACAGGCGTAATCGCGCCCGTACGTCCCACTTGAAACTCTACGTCGTTAAGTAAGGTAATTTCTTCTTGCGCTGGGAATTTATACGCAATTGCCCAACGAGGCGCTCGAGCAACAAAGCCAAGTTGTTCTTGAAGGGCAATATTGTCAACTTTAATCACCACACCATCGATTTCGTACGTAAGTGATTCACGGCGTTCAAGAATATCTTGGTAATACGCTTTGACATCATCAAGGCTAGACACTTGCTTGGTTTCCGGACACATTGGCAGTCCCCAGCCTTTAAGCTGCAAGAAGCGCTGATAATGGCTAGAGGAAAGTTCAGCCCCCTCTACAACTCCTACACTATATGCATAGAAGCTCAATGGTCGTGTTGCGGTAATACGAGAGTCTAACTGACGTAAACTACCAGCGGCTGCATTGCGTGGGTTTACAAAAACCTTGTCACCTTTTTTCAGCGCTAGCTCGTTAAGTTTGTCAAAACCCGCTTTAGGCATAAACACTTCGCCGCGTACTTCAATGCGCGCTGGCCAACCTTCCCCTTGCAGCTTAAGTGGGATCGCTTTAATCGTACGGACATTCTCGGTAATGTTTTCACCCGTTGCCCCATCCCCTCGCGTTGCAGCCTGAACCAACACACCGTTTTCGTATAAAAGGCTCACCGCTAAACCATCAAGTTTTGGCTCACAACAAAATACGTCAAATGTCGCACTTGGGATTCGATCTTTCATGCGTTTATGGAAGCTTTCGAGCTCGCCATCATCAAACGCATTATCAAGCGATAGCATTGGGATCTCATGCTTTACAGAACCAAAACCATCTAACGGCGCGCCACCAACACGTTGACTTGGTGAATCAATACTCATTAGCTCTGGGTGCTGAGATTCAAGCTCCATGAGATCGCGCATTAAACGATCATATTCGGCATCTGGGATTTCCGGATTGTCTTCAACATAGTATTTCACTCCGTGATAGTGAAGCGTTTCACGTAGCTGATTAAGCTTTTCTTGAATCTCTGTAGACATGGCTAACTCTATTATTTCTATAGTGCGGAGGTGATTGGTTAAATCATTTTGAGTTTGAAAGTGGGAGTATGAACATCCCCATCACTCTTCGCAACTTTATCGTGATCGAAAAAAGGCTCCCAAAAGGAGCCTTCTAAATTAGGTCGGTTGGCTTAAGCTTGTTGAGCCGCTTTAAACTGCTGAATTTGAGCTCGATAACTATCCAAACGGTTTGGAGTCATTAGGTTTCGTGCGTCATCAAGAACATTAGCACCCAAATCATCTGCTATCTGCTGAGCCGTCTTGAGCATTAACTTAAAGTTCTGCTCTGCATCACCAAAACATGGCATTGTCATAAAGAATGAGATGCCTTTGGTGGTAAATTCAGCTGGGTCATTATGCTTCAATGTACCTGGTTGCATCATGTTTGCGACACTAAATAGCACTTTTCCGGTTCCGGAGAGATCAGCATGACGATGGAAAATATCCATCTCACCATAGATCAAGCCATTTTGTTGCATGCTATCAAATAGCTTAGTGCCGACAAACGCTTCTTCTCCAGCGCAGTGAACATTCAGAACGATCACTTCTAATGGAGCCTCTTGCTCAACTTCAAGTTCTGGTTCAACTGCTGGCTCTTCATTCACTGACTCAGCCACCACTGGTGTTATTTCTTCCACCTCATCAAACGACTTAGTTGAGAATGAAGGCACCTCTAGCTCAATCTCTTGCTCTTTTTCAGCAACAGTCGATTTTTCTGGGTACGCTTGGGGCTCAGGAGCATCAGTTGCAGGATAGCTATCGATCAACGGATCGGCAGCCATTTCCTCTTGCTCAACAAAGCCTGGCTCTTTACGCTCTTTCTTGATGATTTCAAAATCATCTTCTGGAGCAAACGCTCGTTCAGGTACTACGTCCGAGTCATTATTGTCGACATCCAACTTGCCAAGCGGTTTACTGCCAAACTTGGCCTTCCCTTCTTTTTTACTTGTCCATAATCCGTGGAACAATAGAGCGGCAATCGCTAATGCTCCGACAATTATGAGTACAAATCGCAGTTCCTGCATTTTTAGCTCTCATTTGCTCGATATAAGCCAATCAACATAACCCATATCAAATCTGTTTTAACCTTACTATGAGTTACTCTACCAAAACTCTCCCCTGTTTTAGAACAACTTAATGTTAGAAGTTCCTATAATGTTGTGATTTTGAACACGCTTTTTTCTTGTTAAGATAGAAAGCGTTCGTTTTTACACCACTAGTAATGATTATGAAAACACATTTACAACAACGTTCAGGCTTTGGATATTTCTTTCACGGCATTGAACTCGCACTTACTCCCGGCATTCGTCAGTTTGTTCTGATGCCGCTACTTGCCAATATCATTCTTGTTGGTGGGGCGCTGTTTTATCTTTTCTCAAACCTCAACCTTTGGATTGAGAAGTTAATGGGGCAATTACCTGACTTTCTCTCTTGGCTGAGTTATTTGCTATGGCCTTTGCTAGTTCTAACTATTTTGGCAACCTTTTCTTACTTCTTTAGTACGCTGGCGAACTTTATCGCTGCGCCATTCAACGGGTTACTGGCTGAGAAAGTGGAAGAACACTTAACCCAAAAGAAGGTTAATGATGACGGAATGCTCGCGGTCATTAAAGATACGCCACGTATTTTGGCTCGCGAGTGGCGCAAACTTGTCTATGTGCTACCGAAAGCAATCGGCTTATTCTTGCTACTACTAATACCGGCTTTAGGCCAGACGGTAGGACCAATCTTGTGGTTTATTTTTACTGCTTGGATTTTAGCGATTCAGTACTGTGACTACCCATTTGATAATCACAAGGTAACGTTTAATGACATGCGTTACAGTTTGAAACAAAAACAAGGCAAGGCGTATGGATTCGGCATGCTGGTTTCAGTGTTCACGACGATTCCTATCCTAAACTTGATTGTAATGCCTGTTGCCGTTTGTGGGGCAACTTCAATGTGGGTCAATGAGTTTAAAAGCCAGCAAAGCTAGTTTCTCGCAACAACCTTAATCGAAGCGCACATTATTATGTGCGCTTCGTCTGAATTCATATCATATAACTTTTTAATCCTTTTCTCGGCCTGATTCCTACCATAACCTTCTAAGCAGACAAACATTATCGTCATATATAGAACATAAGCTTACTTATCCCCTATAGTGTTGATTTAAGTAGGTACTTAATCAGATGAAGGATCACACCATGAGCAAAATCTACGAAGACAATTCGCAAACAATTGGCAACACACCTCTAGTACGCCTTAATAAAGTCAGCAACGGCAAAGTACTGGCTAAAATTGAAGCTCGTAACCCTAGTTTCAGTGTTAAGTGTCGTATCGGCGCAAACATGATTTGGGAAGCAGAGAAAGCTGGCACTCTAAAGCCAGGCGTTGAGTTAGTCGAGCCAACAAGTGGTAACACTGGTGTTGCACTTGCATTCGTTGCAGCGGCTCGTGGTTACAAGCTAACGCTCACGATGCCAGAATCAATGAGCCTAGAGCGCCGTAAGCTACTTAAGGCACTTGGCGCTAACTTAGAGCTAACAGAAGCGGCAAAAGGTATGAAAGGGGCGATTGCTAAAGCAGAAGAAATCGTTGCGAGCAACCCTGACAAATATCTACTTCTACAACAATTCAACAACCCAGCAAACCCACAAATTCACGAAAAGACCACTGGTCCTGAGATTTGGGAAGCGACTGACGGTGAAATCGATGTATTCGTAGCAGGTGTTGGTACCGGTGGTACTATCACAGGTACAAGCCGTTACATTAAAGGCGAAAAAGGCAAGAACATTGTTTCAGTTGCAGTAGAACCTGCTGAATCTCCAGTGATTGCTCAAGCTCTAGCTGGTGAAGAAATTCAACCTGCACCACACAAAATTCAAGGTATTGGCGCTGGTTTTATCCCTGGCAACCTAGATTTAGAAGTTGTAGACCGCGTAGAAGCTGTCACTTCTGATGAAGCAATTGAGATGGCTCGTCGTCTAATGGAAGAAGAAGGTATTCTAGCAGGCATCTCATCAGGCGCTGCAGTTGTGGCTGCGAACCGCTTAGCGGAACTACCTGAATTTGCAGGAAAAACTATTGTAACCGTCCTACCTAGCTCTGGTGAACGCTACCTAAGTACAGCCCTATTTGCTGGCATCTTTACTGAAAAAGAGAACCAACAGTAATACGGTGTCAAATCAATTTTTCGCCTAAAAAAGCCCCATTCAGGGGCTTTTTTGTTGATCCCTGCCTCACCTTTGGTAATATCGGGTCTGTTTTATTTTTAGCTTCAAAATAAAGAGCTAAATAAGAATTTCTATCAATGGCGAAAGAAAGCATAGACTGGAATCGCGATTGAATAATTTACAACCAGTATCAGTTCTGACACGAAATGAACGTTCTGCATCTAGCAGAATATACTATTTGCAGTTAAGCTAGTTCTGGTTAAGAAACTATCAAAAATAAATCAATTGGGGTATATAACATGTACGAGAAGCAAGTAGAAATCACTGCAGAAAACGGTCTTCACACTCGTCCAGCTGCACAGTTCGTTAAAGAAGCTAAAGCATTCGACGCGGACATCACTGTGACTTCTAACGGTAAAAGCGCTAGCGCTAAGAGCCTTTTCAAACTACAAACTCTTGGCCTAGTTAAAGGTACAGTAGTTTCTATCTCAGCTGAGGGCCCTCAAGCTCAACAAGCTGTAGACCACCTAGTTGCTCTAATGGACCAACTACACTAATTCGGTCTCCTATTTTCAAAGCCATTTTGTGAAAGCAAAATGGCTTTGTTGGAAATAGGCCAAAATATAAGCTACAAATATTCGTTAGCGCACTCATTATTCTCCCGTTTTTAAAGTTGACCAATTTAAGGTAAGGCTATGATTTCAGGCATCCTAGCATCTCCTGGTATTGCTATCGGTAAAGCACTACTACTTCAAGAAGATGAAATCGTTCTAAACACTAACACTATCACTGAAGACCAAGTTGAAGCAGAAGTTCAACGTTTCTTTGACGCTCGTAACAAATCTTCAGCTCAACTAGAAGTTGTTAAGCAAAAAGCACTTGAGACTTTCGGTGAAGAAAAAGAAGCGATCTTTGAAGGTCACATCATGCTTCTTGAAGATGAAGAGCTAGAGGAAGAAATCCTAGCACTCATCAAAAAAGAGAAAATGCACGCTGATAACGCGATTCATACAGTTATTGAAGAGCAAGCATGCGCTCTAGAATCTCTAGACGACGAATACCTAAAGGAACGAGCAACTGACATCCGTGATATCGGTACACGTTTCGTTAAAAACGCACTAGGCATCAATATCGTTTCTCTAAGCGATATCAATGAAGAAGTTATCCTAGTTGCTTACGACCTAACGCCATCTGAAACAGCTCAGATCAACCTAGACTACGTTCTTGGTTTTGCTTGTGACATCGGCGGTCGTACATCTCACACTTCAATCATGGCTCGTTCACTTGAACTTCCAGCTATCGTTGGTACTAACGACATCACTAAACAAGTTAAGAATGGCGACATGCTGATTCTTGATGCGATGAACAACAAAATCGTTATCAGCCCATCTGAAGCAGAGCTAGAAGAAGCGAAAGCAGTAAAAGCGGCATTCGTTGCTGAGAAAGAAGAACTAGCTAAGCTAAAAGATCTACACGCTGAGACTTTAGACGGTCACCGCGTTGAAGTTTGCGGTAACATCGGTACTGTAAAAGACTGTGACGGCATCATCCGTAACGGTGGTGAAGGCGTTGGTCTGTACCGTACTGAATTCCTATTTATGGACCGTGATGCACTTCCGACTGAGGAAGAGCAGTACCAAGCGTACAAAGAAGTTGCTGAAGCAATGAACGGTGAGTCGGTAATCATCCGTACTATGGACATCGGTGGTGATAAAGATCTTCCTTACATGGATCTTCCACAAGAGATGAACCCGTTCCTAGGCTGGCGTGCAGTACGCATCAGCTTAGACCGTCGTGAAATCCTTCGTGACCAGCTACGCGGCATCCTACGTGCATCTGCGCACGGCAAGCTACGCATCATGTTCCCAATGATTATCTCTGTTGAAGAGATCCGTGAACTTAAGAATGCAATCGAAGAGTACAAAGCTGAACTTCGCGCTGAAGGTCTAGCATTCGACGAAAGCATCGAAATCGGTGTAATGGTTGAAACTCCAGCAGCAGCAGCTATCGCGCACCACCTAGCGAAAGAAGTAGCATTCTTCTCTATCGGTACTAACGACCTGACTCAGTACACACTAGCAGTAGACCGTGGTAACGAGATGATCTCTCACCTATACAACCCACTATCTCCAGCTGTACTAACAGTGATCAAGCAGGTTATCGATGCTTCTCACGCTGAAGGCAAATGGACTGGTATGTGTGGTGAGCTTGCAGGTGATGAGCGTGCAACTCTACTTCTACTAGGTATGGGTCTAGATGAGTTCTCAATGAGCGGTATTTCTATCCCTAAAGTGAAGAAGGTTATCCGTAACTCTAATTTCGCAGAAGTTAAAGCGATGGCTGAAGAGGCACTTTCTCTACCAACAGCAGCAGAAATTGAAGCAGTTGTAGAAAAATTCATCGCAGAGAAAACTCAATAATCAACTAATTCCAATGAGATAGACGGTAAAAAAAGTCGTCTATCTCGTAAGATTGGTATACTATAATTCGACAGAATTAAACGAAAACGTTAGGAGCATGACACAATGGGTCTGTTTGACAAACTTAAGAAGCTAGTATCTGACGACAGCGCTGACGCTGGTGCAATCGAAATCATCGCACCTCTTTCTGGTGAGATCGTAAACATCGAAGATGTGCCAGATGTTGTTTTTGCTGAGAAAATCGTTGGTGACGGTATCGCGATCAAGCCTGCTGGCAACAAAATGGTAGCTCCTGTAAACGGTACTATCGGTAAGATCTTCGAAACTAA includes the following:
- the cysZ gene encoding sulfate transporter CysZ, which produces MKTHLQQRSGFGYFFHGIELALTPGIRQFVLMPLLANIILVGGALFYLFSNLNLWIEKLMGQLPDFLSWLSYLLWPLLVLTILATFSYFFSTLANFIAAPFNGLLAEKVEEHLTQKKVNDDGMLAVIKDTPRILAREWRKLVYVLPKAIGLFLLLLIPALGQTVGPILWFIFTAWILAIQYCDYPFDNHKVTFNDMRYSLKQKQGKAYGFGMLVSVFTTIPILNLIVMPVAVCGATSMWVNEFKSQQS
- the cysK gene encoding cysteine synthase A, yielding MSKIYEDNSQTIGNTPLVRLNKVSNGKVLAKIEARNPSFSVKCRIGANMIWEAEKAGTLKPGVELVEPTSGNTGVALAFVAAARGYKLTLTMPESMSLERRKLLKALGANLELTEAAKGMKGAIAKAEEIVASNPDKYLLLQQFNNPANPQIHEKTTGPEIWEATDGEIDVFVAGVGTGGTITGTSRYIKGEKGKNIVSVAVEPAESPVIAQALAGEEIQPAPHKIQGIGAGFIPGNLDLEVVDRVEAVTSDEAIEMARRLMEEEGILAGISSGAAVVAANRLAELPEFAGKTIVTVLPSSGERYLSTALFAGIFTEKENQQ
- a CDS encoding HPr family phosphocarrier protein, with product MYEKQVEITAENGLHTRPAAQFVKEAKAFDADITVTSNGKSASAKSLFKLQTLGLVKGTVVSISAEGPQAQQAVDHLVALMDQLH
- the ptsI gene encoding phosphoenolpyruvate-protein phosphotransferase PtsI codes for the protein MISGILASPGIAIGKALLLQEDEIVLNTNTITEDQVEAEVQRFFDARNKSSAQLEVVKQKALETFGEEKEAIFEGHIMLLEDEELEEEILALIKKEKMHADNAIHTVIEEQACALESLDDEYLKERATDIRDIGTRFVKNALGINIVSLSDINEEVILVAYDLTPSETAQINLDYVLGFACDIGGRTSHTSIMARSLELPAIVGTNDITKQVKNGDMLILDAMNNKIVISPSEAELEEAKAVKAAFVAEKEELAKLKDLHAETLDGHRVEVCGNIGTVKDCDGIIRNGGEGVGLYRTEFLFMDRDALPTEEEQYQAYKEVAEAMNGESVIIRTMDIGGDKDLPYMDLPQEMNPFLGWRAVRISLDRREILRDQLRGILRASAHGKLRIMFPMIISVEEIRELKNAIEEYKAELRAEGLAFDESIEIGVMVETPAAAAIAHHLAKEVAFFSIGTNDLTQYTLAVDRGNEMISHLYNPLSPAVLTVIKQVIDASHAEGKWTGMCGELAGDERATLLLLGMGLDEFSMSGISIPKVKKVIRNSNFAEVKAMAEEALSLPTAAEIEAVVEKFIAEKTQ